aaGGAGATGGATCTGAatgttgttgagtttggatcgATTGGATCTGGGGTAGACTGTGGTTTCGAGAGATGAATCTGATACGTACTTGTTGGATCTGCATGGCTATGTCTGTTGCTTTCGATTTACTTGACCTGGTAGcttagatctgatagttttCTGTTTAATCATAATGTCTAAAATCTTATCCATGTTTACTCTGCTtttgatgctctgttttgttcatgtTCATGCTTatttgctgaagaagatgaagatcgtTGGTAGTTAGACCCAGATCCgttgtttgtttgctttttgcagcttttctgtTGCTAGCTAATTCGGGAAATCTAATCTGTTGCTTTTTCTTGCTTTGTTGTCTCACCGTTTTAGGAAACCTTTTTACTTGACCCAATAGTTTGATAATCTGCAGTTAATTTCAAGTTTCGAATCATGAATGCGTCTGTGTTTCTTTGTTCTTAGCTCTAGTACTTGAAGCGCTTTTAATTCTCGTGACccagtagtttaaaattctcgacccacttgttgcgtggcagcagccaacccctccCAAAACCCTCCAAATGCATACTAACTCATCCGTCCACGTAGGATCGATCTTTCGTTTCTCTATACTAGTCAATAGTATAgtgagttgaggttttgaagcggaAAAGTGCATGTCCAATGGCCGAATTCTGAAGGTTccacgatctcctagaccctgtgatctagcgaatcctctggacctaggGGTTTGTGATATATCAATAGTGCAGTACACGCTCCTTCCAGCAACACTTCAATGGTGTATGTAGTAGTACTAGACAATGTTTTAACAATAGCAGCCGAGACCGATTTGGCCGCGAATCGGCAGGCGACTAGTACGGTTCACCTTTTAAAACCACTAACAAATAAAACCGCCCTGAACAAGTAAAACTGGTTGGTCGAGCTGCAAACTAGAAACTGATTTTTTGattttaaaatgatttttacaaaatgttGTTAAATTTGTGCTTAGTCGGGTGCGAACACAAAATCTTTGGTTGAATTATCAGGATATCTACCACTCCACTATACCACTACACAAGACATTCAGAAATAAGCACAACATGAACTATATGTACATTAAACATAATCTTTTAGTGATATATTATGGGTCGCGTTAGGTAatactaatttacagtaataactaataactttcaattatgtgtattaaaattatcaacacaaagatataattatatcaatacaatatgtaaatttaaataatcaacataaagacataagtttatcaacacaagacaattgataaatttatgtctttgtgttgatatttttaagatacaaaattgaaattagttattagttataactgtaaattagttagtatTAGATCACACACCattattaattactccatataCTAATTGTATTACAGTTTGACCAATTCCTCAACCGGTCTAATTGATTGAATCATGAACCAGTATCTTTGTTAGTTTACTCATCAATCCGATTTTTAAACATTGTTACTAGACAAACTGAACAAAGTATTAGTCTTGTACCAATACTTTGCAGACGATGAACCAGTAAATTTGCATGTGTAGACTAGAATGCATATTGAACACCCACAAATACACATAAAGAAATCTACATTGATACCATAAAAGACAGGGTTATCTAAGTAGGGGTGCGTTATGGTGATACCAAAGTTAAAATGACAACTTGACAACTTAATCAAAGAATCTGCGATACATAGACAAACAACTCGATATATGGTTTCACGCAATCTGCGAACGAAATCAGAGCACTATAGTGATACTAGTTAAAATTATAACCTAGGCAAGCAATGTGCAATGCTAACCAAGCAATTTTTTCTGCGATACATAGACAAGATACTCGGCATATAGTTCCAAGAAATCTGCGATATGAAATCAGAAATAACAAGCAATCTATGATACATAGGCAAACAAGTCTGCCGCGTGGCAAGCTAAATTAAATCTATTCCTAAATCTAAGGGTCCTTACTGGTGGTacattgtcattttaatttggGTTGTCATTTTAGTACAATCCAATTCAAgtatacatccctatatatatatatatatatatatatatatatatatatatatatatataggaatatGAAGTggatagatcaaaaccctatatatatatagatgagaTATGATAAATATGAAGTGGATGTGTGACAAATAATATGGGTTTTCAACATAATGGTGGTATTTGGtttaatagataaaataatagtaagatATAATCTAGAATTAAGCTGTGAATTAatctatgactaattatcacatgattatccatcttgTTGGGAAAAAGTGATTGTGATTactgtgatacaaagatacactaaccgggcgtaatacaacccaaatgAAGAATGAAGATAATAGTACAATAAACTAAATCGAAATAATCAAAACAATAATTGAAACTACTAACCGTAGATTTAGtttgtaagccgagtcgaggagtcctctttccgcaaaacgagatacgccccggtagtacTCTCGGATtgacgtgtcgtccccaaagataaaactgcttcgtcttgttcgttgcagcaccgcaAACATAACAAGCTCCGACGAATTGGATGATagcgagggcagagcttcgacagaagactatgcagagagagctatgcaaatgaTATGCTTGGTTTGCAATGTGTAGAGAATGCAagggatgcatgcctatttataggccaagtccacctattgggcattgatggagtcaacagccattgtgtgtcatgatggcttgactgtaaccgtcgGGGGTTACAAGCCGTGACGGGAACTGGAGAGACATGATGTCTCTGGAcacgctacacgacgggatTCATCGTGGACCTTTTGGCACACgatgcgtcggggtccatcgaGGACATGTTGTCACTcgctatgcgtcggggtccatcgtGGACCATTTGGGACCCGCTATATGACGGGATCCATCGTGGACCTTTTAGTACCCGTTGTGTGTCGGGTCCATCGTGAACCTTTTGACACATTGCACCGGCAGACGGGGTGAGGGTCACGGGACACGGTGCACTGAGCATGGCTCGCGGCTCGTGACGAGGCAGCGTGCACGCATGGGCTCTACTGCCCATCTTAGTTCACTATAATTATTACacgtaataattcatcttattaaatacatgtttaataaggttctctccaccaatgtgggataattaaacCTTGTAATTAATCCATTTGTTTTAtcgcatagcttctttatagcTCACAACTGTGACaaactttaattcataatttctcaCTCATCGGGAATCGATtttagagaaaatgaatataccacagATATTTACTCCGAAAGTAGATCgtcgctattgcatttaattttacaaaattaaatgtctcgtcatatttattattggtcaaagtccATTGACCAAACATGATTCCAACACAGTCGGGATTAAGTCATGAAATTAATCtcataaactaaatataatataaatttaatcgTGGAATATAATCTTGCGGACCGAGCATTCCATTAAGATTTAAGAATATTCTCTTTACAGCTTTTGCATGTGTGCATAcgtgtatgtatttatgtatGCATACGTAGAGTTGCAGTGTAGTTGGTGGCATTGGATTGATGTAGAAGGTTCAAGAAAATGACTGAATAAGAAGGGGACCTTACCCTGCACCTAAACAGCACAGAAAAATAGTTTTGTTTTTATTGCTATGCTACCGTTTTAGGACAGCTGATTATTAAATTAAAGGAGTAAGATTACAGACCTACTCTACTGCAATTTAGTCGTCAATGCAATAAGttgaaaattatgaattatGAATATCAATTCGACAGTCATTATTACTAACTTTGTCATGTCATCATAACTATATACCTATTATTTTACAGACCAATAAAAGAAAGGCTTGGTTCACTAGACACTCCAAACTGAAGGCCTCGTTTGATTGTCTGTTAGGCCTTGATAGGCCACACAATTTTACCACTATCATTGGTTTGTTTGGTATGAAACACAACCCCAAATACCAGGGATATACCCACTGACCCGGTAGAAATTCAGATAGCAACCTACCAAATCCTGCTTCTCCTATCCCACCCTCACTCTCCGATAAAGAACTATGTCGGTCTTCTGGTTAGCCGCTTTCTGCTGAAATGTCGAATACATCCCTCTCCTTGTTCCCTCCTACGAATTTAACCTCAATTTCAATTTGATTTAACACAAGATCCTGAAATCGCTTCAATTGGGGGTTTTAAAACAAGGTCCTCAAATCGCTGCAAATTTTGGTATGTTAGACAGGCAATTTGCTGTCAATAAGAACGACGCCGACGAATCGAGGTGCACCCATTTACTGCAATTCCTCTCTGAAAGCGTATTACTTTGTTTTGCATTGAAATCGCTTCAAATTACGCGACGAATCTCGCTCGATTCTGCATGGCTAATGAGGACGACATAACTAAGGTACACAATGTTCGTCGTTAtttcaataattctttattagGTCGATGCGTACCCAAATTTTCCCAATTCGACGTGGTTTTGGTTCAACGTATTCGAAGCTGTAGATCTTGGTACTTGGGTTgtattgatttttaaattttgcgGGCTGTCAATTGCTATACAGGTCTTCATCTCAACCTTCTGAAGGGTCGCTAATTTGATTTTGTGAATAAGTTCAGGCAATTGCATATAAGGAATGCCTAATTCGTGGATGTTTGAACTCGTTTGAACCGCAGTTTTTATAAATGATTGCTGGATTCGATTGTGTTTTTTTGGATTGTAATGTACTGGCTGGCTGCACCTATGTGCTTATGTATATTCATTATTCTGAATGGGTCTggtcctttttttttattgaagcTGTGGTGTTGTACTGATATCGAATCTGTGTTTGGCTTCATCAGGGTGAACGTAGGCGTCATGAATTGACAACCGTGTTGATTTTATTGGAGGAAATACTTCTGAATCATCAAATCAATATGTTGCTCATATCTTTTATAATCACCCTCATTGGCCCAGAAACTCGTAAGCGCAAACGATTGGATAGGGTAGGAATTTCTCCTGTGCTCGACACAATACCTGCTCATGTTAAGCATCTAGATAGACTTGTTCGTGTCAGTGATCGGGCATGTGTGGATAACTTACGGATGGATAGGAACACATTTGGGCGTCTTTGTCGCATTCTTCGTGATCGTGTAGGCTTGATAGACCAGAAATTCGTCACTGTAGAAGAACAAGTTGCTATGTTTCTGTGTGTTCTTTCCCACCACACAAAAGCGCGGATAGTTGGGTTCAAATTCATGCGGTCATCCCAAACCGTGTCAAAGTACATACACACTGTGCTACGTGGGTTGCTGACGCTACACAATCTTTTTTTAGTAAAGCCCACTCCTATAGATGAGGCTTGCTCTGACCGGCGTTGGAATTGGTTTCAGGTTTGCACGCTAAAACACAATGTTTTTTGATTAGTCAAACTTGCAGAATTAATATATCTCCGTGTAATTAATTTTGGTTATTCAATACAGGGATGTCTTGGCGCATTAGATGGAACCTATATCAACGTCCGAGTTCCGGTTGCTGACGCACCTCGTTACAGAAATAGGAAAGGGCAAATCACGACAAACACACTTGCCGTGTGTGACCCACACCTACGCTTCACTTACATTCTGCCAGGATGGGAGGGATCCGCTGGTGATTCAAGGATTTTGCGGGATGCAGTTAGTAGTCCTCTCGGTCTAAAAGTGCCTAAAGGTAATAATCTAACCAAGTATGCGATACATCTACTGGTTATAGTCCAAAAGTAATCATCCAATTTGTTCGGCGCCAAGCCAAATGTAGTCATCCAGTTGCTGATGTTTGTGTCAGGTTGTTACTACCTCTGCGATAACGTGTATGCTAATGCCGAGGGGTTTGTGACGCCCTATAAAGGAGTACGTTATCATTTGAAGGAATGGGGCCCTGGTAGGCAAGCACCTCAAACCCCGGAAGAGCTGTTCAACTTGAGACACACAAAGGCCCGAAATGTCATCGAACGATCGTTTGCGGTGCTGAAAATGCGATGGGGCATACTCCGCTCTGCAAGTTTCTACCCGATAGAGGTTCAAACGGGTTTGATCATAGCATGCTTCTTACTACACAACTACATCAGAGGTGAAATGGCTGTGGATCCAATTGAGGCAGAGTTGAGCAATGAAGCAAATGATGAGGAAGAAAATGAGACTGATTCGGCTAATAGTGAACATATCAGCAGCGTTGAACCTTCAACAGCGTGGACCAAGAAACGAGATGATCTTGCAAGAGCTATGTGGGCGGAGAGAACTGCACTGTAACCGGCGTTTCCCGTGAGCTACTATTAACCTTCTAGTTTCGTCTTGAGATTATTCCAAACGGATTTTTTTTAACTGTTGCCTTGTTTAAAATTAACACCTTTCATTGAACCACCGTTTGTATTCAACATTGTTACAATTGATATTCGATCGTCATCAGTTTTATATTGATTAAAAGTTTATATTGATTCACATAAAATGTTATGCAGATAAAAGTCATAGTCATGACAGTTTTTTGGTGGACAAGATTAAAACCAACTAAACATAATACCTTAGGCTTCATTAAATTTCATTACAACGCATATGCCATTACAAGAGAGATGCTAGATTACTTGGAAAATTGGCACCATTTAATCTAAAAAGACTACCATAGAACtactaaaacataaaatactTAACCATAAACTAAGGGCCCATGGGCTGCACCATAGAGTTGGAAAACTTGGTCCACGCCGTGCACCCTTTACAACAACTAATACGAATCTACATACGACCTAAACAACACCGCATGCTTAAGGATTTTAAGCGGCGAAGTTAAGCACGATCGAACCACACGTAGAAGATGATTTCATTACGGTCAATGAGCTTGAAATGACAACGATGACCGACGGCCAGTCGGTTGGCCTCCTTGAAATGACGCCACCCTCGCTTCACCCAAATTTTCGTGGCGCTATGAGCAAGATTGACCAACCATGTTTCTCCGTCCACATTGAAGTACACGGGGTCAAAAAGGGCCGCCATACGAATATGGCGTTGCCAAAATGCATAGGGGATCTCCAGTGTGCGGCTTATGTTGGCACGCGACAGAGTCACGGTGAAAGTTGGGCAACCGTCGTCTTCTAACACTCCTGCGTCGGACGCATAGTCGTCATCATCCGAAGAATCAGCCTCAGTCTCCGACGGCTCGTATTCGTCTGAGGTATCCACATCCTCAGTGTAACTGTTGTCCGAAACCTCGTCATCTACAGCTACTCATTATGCCAAAACGGAGGGTTTATTAGGGTAAGTCTAATATTTCTAAAATCACGTTTAATATAATTGCATATACTCACGTTCTACATCACTTCGAGGGGGCATCCACTACCCCCCTTGTATCTTTTGACTTGGAAAACCCCCACGTCCACCAACGTGAATGTGAGCAAGTCCTCATGGACAATCCTGTTGTGGATACGGAATTGCGCCCATCCAACATGGAAGTGGCAGCCACTAGCGATCCGAAGGAGGTGTACGGGCCATTGCCTGCCCCTAGCCATCACAAGGCGGCAGTCAAAAGGGAGCTCCTGTCCATGGACCGCAACAAACTCGGGTGGAAGTCGCTGTACAGCGTGAGACGGAGTAGAGTGCATGAATGTGGCATGAGATTAAGGTAAAAATAAATGGTATAAGAATGAAAGAAGCACGGCGTTACCAACTCATCCATGCTTGTGTCCTCCGAGAACCTTTTGAAGAATGAGGGAAGCCTAAGGTAATCCCTTTCATCGTTGTTGGCCATCTGATTTTGTCAAACGCTGAATGGGAGACTGACTTTGATTAGAGGAGCTTGAATTAGTGGGTTTTAATACTCGAAAGTAACTGCAAACATGGAGTTTGAAAAGATTTGATGGTGGCTAGACACTGCCATGAATTGATGAGTGAAAGATGGGTTGGTTTGACTCAAATAAATACAACCATGTATTATTAAATGCACTCAACCTTCCATATATGGTTGGAAAATGCATATGCCTTTTTTAATGTATGCACAAACAAATCATGGAATTGAAATATATCCATTTCAGATGACtccaaaataaattacattaatCACACAGTTTGAACAAGTTCAACAATATACAATTGCATACTACAAAATATTAGAGTTGGATCCGATCATATACAGTCATCGGATGTAAATGCATCGCCAACTCAAGTAGTTATATCCTACAGATTACTTCCATCGATGTTAATATAGTCTGATGGTAAACATCCCAAAACAGAAGGATCACTGAGATCCACAAAAAACACAAACGTCTTCTAACAAGTGTCTGATGATTACAGCGCTTAAATCATCTCATCTTCTTCCAAAAGGTCGAAAACAAATGCTGCCCTAGCAACTTCAGCCAACCCTCGAAACAGGTCCATGAGCTCCGGCTCCTTAACTAGCTTCTTAGAAACATAGAACTGTTGTTTAAGAGTTAAGCCGGGAATACCTTTCAGTTGGTCAAACACTTCAGACCTTTTCGTACTAAGATCGAATTCGTAACCAATCCTAGCCGAAATCTCTTTAAGTCGATCGTTTGTGTCAGTGTGGATCTGGCTCATAAGATGAAGCACTCCATCCATATTGTCATCTAATTTCCTTTTCTTCACAACTTTGTTAGCCACATTAGGCCCActccgagcccgagcccgagccccaGTCTCAGCCCCagccccatccccatccccatccccacaACCTGCCCCTGACCCAGCCCCATCCCCACAGCCTGCCCCTGACCCAGACCCACCAACTGTCCCTGCC
This portion of the Salvia splendens isolate huo1 chromosome 10, SspV2, whole genome shotgun sequence genome encodes:
- the LOC121752765 gene encoding putative nuclease HARBI1 produces the protein MANEDDITKGERRRHELTTVLILLEEILLNHQINMLLISFIITLIGPETRKRKRLDRVGISPVLDTIPAHVKHLDRLVRVSDRACVDNLRMDRNTFGRLCRILRDRVGLIDQKFVTVEEQVAMFLCVLSHHTKARIVGFKFMRSSQTVSKYIHTVLRGLLTLHNLFLVKPTPIDEACSDRRWNWFQGCLGALDGTYINVRVPVADAPRYRNRKGQITTNTLAVCDPHLRFTYILPGWEGSAGDSRILRDAVSSPLGLKVPKGCYYLCDNVYANAEGFVTPYKGVRYHLKEWGPGRQAPQTPEELFNLRHTKARNVIERSFAVLKMRWGILRSASFYPIEVQTGLIIACFLLHNYIRGEMAVDPIEAELSNEANDEEENETDSANSEHISSVEPSTAWTKKRDDLARAMWAERTAL
- the LOC121752766 gene encoding B3 domain-containing protein Os03g0212300-like, with the protein product MANNDERDYLRLPSFFKRFSEDTSMDELRLPPEFVAVHGQELPFDCRLVMARGRQWPVHLLRIASGCHFHVGWAQFRIHNRIVHEDLLTFTLVDVGVFQVKRYKGAVDDEVSDNSYTEDVDTSDEYEPSETEADSSDDDDYASDAGVLEDDGCPTFTVTLSRANISRTLEIPYAFWQRHIRMAALFDPVYFNVDGETWLVNLAHSATKIWVKRGWRHFKEANRLAVGHRCHFKLIDRNEIIFYVWFDRA